In the genome of Quercus robur chromosome 3, dhQueRobu3.1, whole genome shotgun sequence, one region contains:
- the LOC126718384 gene encoding GDSL esterase/lipase At5g14450-like has protein sequence MDVILGRRWRGPIAMALRSVEAVAFLVFLVVGFSIFMAMGRSKTLNQIELNNHSGHCNFPAIFNFGDSNSDTGGKSAAYDRLPSPNGDTFFGKPSGRFCDGQLVIDFIAEKLGLPYLSGYLDSIGTNFRYGANFATAGSTIQPVDAKIFEMGFSPFSLDIQLFQFEQFKARTIELYKEGRSSYIESSFPRPVDFSKALYTLDIGQNDLHGGFVSMTEKQVLASTPNIINQSAEAVKKLYQLGARSFWIHNTGPIGCLPFAVIYYPPKPENMDQSGCVKSHNEVAKEFNRQLQERVTQLGAQLPDAILTYVDIFSAKYTLISEAKKLGFANPHGYCCGHLGDYNVDCGRKAMVNGTEIIGASCSNPSEYISWDGVHYSHAANKWIANQILNGNLSNPPIPITGACHKLGHS, from the exons ATGGACGTTATCCTCGGAAGGAGATGGAGGGGTCCTATAGCTATGGCACTAAGGAGTGTGGAAGCAGTGGCTTTCTTGGTTTTTCTGGTTGTTGGGTTCTCAATTTTCATGGCAATGGGACGCTCTAAAACTCTTAATCAAATTGAACTGAATAATCATTCAGGTCATTGTAACTTTCCAGCAATATTCAACTTTGGGGATTCGAACTCTGATACTGGAGGCAAATCAGCAGCGTATGATCGGCTTCCCTCTCCTAACGGTGACACCTTCTTTGGTAAACCTTCGGGGAGGTTCTGCGATGGACAACTTGTCATTGATTTTATAG CTGAGAAGCTGGGATTGCCATACTTGAGCGGGTATCTAGATTCTATTGGGACAAATTTTCGATATGGGGCAAATTTTGCTACAGCGGGGTCTACTATTCAGCCAGTTGATGCCAAAATATTTGAGATGGGTTTTAGCCCCTTCTCTCTTGACatacagctttttcaatttgaaCAATTCAAAGCACGCACCATTGAGCTATACAAGGAAG GTAGAAGCTCATATATCGAAAGCAGTTTCCCCAGACCAGTGGACTTTTCCAAGGCACTATACACATTGGATATTGGACAGAATGATCTTCATGGTGGGTTCGTGTCGATGACAGAGAAACAAGTGCTGGCATCAACACCAAATATTATCAATCAATCTGCTGAGGCAGTAAAG AAACTATACCAATTAGGAGCAAGATCATTTTGGATACATAATACAGGTCCTATTGGCTGCTTGCCTTTTGCTGTAATATATTATCCTCCAAAGCCAGAAAATATGGACCAAAGTGGTTGTGTGAAGTCCCACAATGAGGTCGCCAAGGAATTTAACAGGCAGCTTCAAGAGAGGGTGACCCAACTGGGAGCGCAACTTCCAGATGCAATACTTACTTATGTTGACATTTTCTCGGCTAAATACACTTTAATTTCTGAAGCAAAGAAGCTTG GTTTTGCTAATCCACATGGATACTGTTGTGGGCATCTTGGAGATTACAATGTTGACTGTGGAAGGAAGGCAATGGTGAATGGGACTGAAATCATAGGGGCTTCATGCAGCAATCCTTCAGAGTACATTAGTTGGGATGGCGTACATTATTCTCATGCTGCAAATAAATGGATAGCCAACCAAATTCTTAACGGCAACCTTTCCAACCCTCCGATCCCGATTACTGGAGCTTGTCACAAGCTTGGTCATTCATGA